CCCCTCTCCTTCATTTTAGGTATGAGCCGGCGGTTGATATCGATCGCGATTTCCAGGTTGAGCCTCCAGACCTTCCGCCAATCGGACACGCCGCACAGAGGATCCCCCACCTGGAGTGTCCCGCCCAGGTTGTGGATCAGGATATCGATGCGGTTTATTCCCATTTCTTCCAACCGGGCCACCAACGCTTCCGGCGAGCCGTCGGGCACCAGGTCCATTGAAATCCCCCGGTGCCCGTTCGCTTCTCCGCCCATCGCCTCCACCGTTCGTTCGATCGCGGAAGCGCTCCTGGCGACGATCGCGACCCTTGCGCCCTCCCGGGCGAGACCGAGAGCGATCGCCCTGCCCAGGCCCCTGCTTCCCCCGACGACAAGAGCGCTCTTTTCCGTCAACCCAAGATTCATTTCCCGCTCATCCTCCGCCCCGCCGAACGGTCAGAAAGGGCCCTTGAACCAGTCGCCCGGCACGTCGTGCGGGTTCCTGCGGCTTTTGACTATCGGTTCCGTGTCGACGGGCCGTCCGAGCATCGTGCCGATCTTCGCCGCGATGTGTTCCGCCCGCGGGTAATATTTTTCCGCCAGCGCAGGGCTGGTCGGGGTCGGATAGTCCGGCAGGGCAATCCTTCCCGGCGGGCACTTCAATGCCCCGAACAGTTCCATGCCGACCCTGGCGACGATCTCCCCGGCCACGGAAAGCGTTTCGTTCGCCGTGTCCAGCACCAGGATCCGGCCGGTCTTTTTCACGGACCGGAAGATCGTGTCCCAGTCGATCGGGTTGATCGAGCGCAGGTCGATCAGGTCGCAGCCGATTCCCGCTTCACGAAGCGAATCCATGGCGTGAAGCGCCTCGACGGTCATGTATGAAAGCGAGACGATGGTCAGGTCCGCGCCCGAAGCAATGAGATGCGCCTTGTCCAGAGGGACCCTGTAATCCCCTGCGGGAACGTCTCCTTCGATGTTGTGCAGCCAGCGGTGCTCAAGGAAGATCACCGGGTTCTC
Above is a window of Deltaproteobacteria bacterium DNA encoding:
- a CDS encoding SDR family oxidoreductase, with the translated sequence MNLGLTEKSALVVGGSRGLGRAIALGLAREGARVAIVARSASAIERTVEAMGGEANGHRGISMDLVPDGSPEALVARLEEMGINRIDILIHNLGGTLQVGDPLCGVSDWRKVWRLNLEIAIDINRRLIPKMKERGWGRIVHVSSVAAVLNHGSLPYGTVKAALNAYVKNLGAVLAPHGVVACGIMPGAILYEGSDWEKRSRDNPSQAAEFLNGKIAIGRFARPEEIASLAVFLSSEQASFFCGDVLPVDGGSR
- a CDS encoding alpha-ketoacid dehydrogenase subunit beta, which gives rise to MNVAGARIIPFWKAVNEALAVAMEMDGNVVTFGLGTDDPKRVFGTTAGLAEKFGPRRVFDMPTSENAMTGIAIGASLNGIRPVMCHQRLDFFLLAVDQLVNNAAKWSYMFGGKKSVPITIRLIIGRGWGQGPQHSQSLQAWFAHIPGLKAVMPTTAYDAKGLLLSAIFDENPVIFLEHRWLHNIEGDVPAGDYRVPLDKAHLIASGADLTIVSLSYMTVEALHAMDSLREAGIGCDLIDLRSINPIDWDTIFRSVKKTGRILVLDTANETLSVAGEIVARVGMELFGALKCPPGRIALPDYPTPTSPALAEKYYPRAEHIAAKIGTMLGRPVDTEPIVKSRRNPHDVPGDWFKGPF